Sequence from the Bacillota bacterium genome:
TTCTGCAGGCGGTCGAGCCGGGCGTAGTTTCGCTGCAGATTGACCAGGACGTTGTCAACGATCTGGCGGCTGCTGATTCTCAAGAGCCCGTCCCCTCTCCGCAGGCGGCAACGGTACCCCGTGCTGCGCCGGCGGTGTCTCAGGCTTCAGCGCTTCCCCGAACTGGTCGATATCGCCGGCACCAGCCATCGCGGCCCTGCGGTTCTCCTCCTGGATCTCCCGGTAGACCTCTTCCCGGTGTACCGGAATGGAGCGGGGCGCTTCGATTCCGAGCTTCACCTGCTCGCCCCGCACCTCTACCACCACGATGCGGATCTCGTCGCCGATCATGATGCTTTCGTCGACCCTCCTGGTCAGCACCAGCATCCGTCGTCCCTCCCTGGACGGTGTCGGCGTCTTGCTACGTCTAGCGCCCTACCAGCCCCGTCCGGTTGATTAGGGTATCCAGAACCTCGTCCATGGCGGTCATCGCCCGCGCCGCCGCACCGTAAGCGTGCTCGAAGCGGACGAGGTCCGCCATCTCCTCGTCGAGCGAGACTCCCGAGACCGACTCCCGCACACCCTTCAGGTGGTTGACGAGAAGCTCCTGGTTTTCTGCCGTCGTCTGGGCTTCCTGGGTGTCAACGCCGAGCCGGCCCACCATGGAGGCGAAATAGTCGGGCAGGGTCACCCCGCCCAGGTCAACGTCCAGCCCCCCCGGGGGTACCGAGTCGACGAAAGGCGTCGTTTTGAGCAGTGCAGCCAGTCTTAAGGCGTTCCTGTTGTCGCCAGGGGCGTTCGGCTCCTCCGCGGCCGCAACCTGCTCGGCGGTCAGCCCCGAGACGACCTGAAAGTCATCCGCGACCCAGCTGTCGCCATCTGGAGGCCACTCGAAAAACGCTCGGCCAGTCACGCCGTCCAGCCCATACCCGGCCTGGTGCTGCTCGTTGAACGCAAGCCCGAGCGCTTTCACCCAGCGATCCAGGTCCCCCATGAGGCCAGGGATCTCGGTGTCGCGCATCTCGATGTAGCCCTGAATCTCCCCACCGCTGAACGCCACCTGGGGTCCGGCGCCGGACTCCCAGTGAACGGTGCGCTGAGGGCCGTTGCCCCCCATGACCAGCTTGTGCGCCACCTGGCCATCCACCAGCGTCAGCCCGGCGATGCTGACCGCCACCTGCTCTCCCCCCACGGAGCCGCTTTGCGGCGGGCGAATGGTGACGGTTACCGATGCAAGCCTGGACATCTCCTCCAGGATGGCGTCCCG
This genomic interval carries:
- the csrA gene encoding carbon storage regulator CsrA, which codes for MLVLTRRVDESIMIGDEIRIVVVEVRGEQVKLGIEAPRSIPVHREEVYREIQEENRRAAMAGAGDIDQFGEALKPETPPAQHGVPLPPAERGRALENQQPPDR
- the flgK gene encoding flagellar hook-associated protein FlgK, with amino-acid sequence MRSTFFGIELARRALFAQQRAMDVASHNIANANRPEYSRQRADMVATVPYAPPGMEPAGVAGQVGTGVWVREITRLRDSFVDARIRGQNQLSGYWQVRRDVLEQIERVLNEPSDNGLRVAFDRFWEALQELSVTPDSRAVREVVVQRGKVFTDSVRTVFQQLEALRVDLDRTLELKVDRLNTLAGRLAQINRQIGQISSSGQNPNDLLDERDAILEEMSRLASVTVTIRPPQSGSVGGEQVAVSIAGLTLVDGQVAHKLVMGGNGPQRTVHWESGAGPQVAFSGGEIQGYIEMRDTEIPGLMGDLDRWVKALGLAFNEQHQAGYGLDGVTGRAFFEWPPDGDSWVADDFQVVSGLTAEQVAAAEEPNAPGDNRNALRLAALLKTTPFVDSVPPGGLDVDLGGVTLPDYFASMVGRLGVDTQEAQTTAENQELLVNHLKGVRESVSGVSLDEEMADLVRFEHAYGAAARAMTAMDEVLDTLINRTGLVGR